The Psilocybe cubensis strain MGC-MH-2018 chromosome 7, whole genome shotgun sequence genome has a window encoding:
- a CDS encoding Aquaglycerol porin AQY3, whose product MTSTSTVSNKIWDTNDQGEHLVHQPSRPPVSRGPSTHVIRTEPGHQNETFHDGRPYLYGRIWRARSLMMEYAGEFFGTMVLVMFGTAANCQYNLSSVPAISPSPAGTWSPLSLGWGAGIALGVFLSGGHINPAVTLAMAVWRGFPWHKVPGYMLSQLLGSICGAAIVYGNYKTAIDIKEGANNLRTLKTAVYFTTVPVSFQIHFLLE is encoded by the exons atgacCTCGACTTCAACCGTCAGTAACAAAATATGGGATACCAATGACCAGGGTGAACACCTCGTTCATCAACCGTCTCGACCTCCGGTCTCCCGAGGCCCATCTACCCATGTGATTCGGACGGAACCTGGACATCAGAACGAGACATTCCATGATGGTCGTCCTTACTTATATGGACGCATTTGGCGGGCCCG TTCTCTCATGATGGAGTATGCCGGAGAGTTTTTTGGGACCATGGTTCTTGTGATGTTTGGAACAGCAGCCAACTGTCAATACAATTTAAGCTCTGTTCCTGCTATTTCACCTTCTCCGGCTGGT ACATGGAGCCCTCTAAGTCTGGGTTGGGGAGCAG GTATTGCACTGGGTGTATTTCTTTCTGGCGGACACATCAATCCAGCT GTTACTCTAGCGATGGCAGTCTGGCGTGGATTTCCGTGGCACAAGGTTCCTGGCTACATGCTTTCTCAGCTGCTAGGAAGTATTTGCGGAGCGGCCATTGTCTATGGAAATTACAAGACAGCCATCGACATCAAAGAAGGTGCAAATAATCTCAGGACTCTCAAAACTGCTGTCTATTTCACCACAGTCCCTGTAAGCTTCCAGATCCATTTCCTGTTGGAATAG